One genomic window of Salvia miltiorrhiza cultivar Shanhuang (shh) chromosome 4, IMPLAD_Smil_shh, whole genome shotgun sequence includes the following:
- the LOC131022951 gene encoding uncharacterized protein LOC131022951, with protein sequence MKKLSKIWKKRILVSVALTNRDLSYTFESKEWAEAFNKTLRNLLKKVVAKTKRDWHERIGEALWAYRTTRRTPTQATPYSLVYGVEVVIPLEQQIPSLRIAIQEGLIEEENARLRLEELEVLDENRLEGQQRLECYQA encoded by the exons ATGAAGAAGCTGTCAAAGATATGGAAGAAGCGCATTTTGGTGTCTGTGGCGCTCACCAATCGGGACCTAAGCTACACTTTCGAATCAAAAGAATGG GCGGAAGCTTTCAACAAAACCTTGCGCAACTTGTTGAAGAAGGTGGTTGCGAAAACAAAGCGTGATTGGCACGAAAGGATTGGAGAAGCATTATGGGCGTACAGAACAACTCGTAGGACTCCAACACAAGCTACTCCTTATTCATTAGTCTATGGTGTGGAAGTTGTTATTCCCCTCGAGCAGCAGATCCCCTCGCTAAGGATTGCCATACAAGAAGGCTTGATCGAAGAAGAAAATGCTCGTCTGCGCTTGGAAGAGTTAGAAGTATTGGATGAGAATAGACTGGAAGGTCAACAAAGATTGGAGTGCTATCAAGCTTGA